A window of the Xiashengella succiniciproducens genome harbors these coding sequences:
- the mce gene encoding methylmalonyl-CoA epimerase, producing the protein MKPTHIEHIGIAVKSLDEAIPYYEKVLGLECYAVEEVADQKVKTAFFMVGQTKIELLESTDPEGPIGKFIEKKGEGIHHIAFAVENLKEALTATAEKGVKLIDQEPRKGAEGLNIAFLHPKSTFGVLTELCEHPEE; encoded by the coding sequence ATGAAGCCGACACATATTGAGCACATTGGAATTGCAGTAAAAAGCCTCGATGAGGCAATACCTTATTATGAAAAGGTACTTGGGCTGGAGTGCTATGCAGTTGAAGAGGTAGCAGACCAGAAAGTAAAGACTGCCTTTTTTATGGTAGGTCAGACAAAAATCGAATTGCTTGAATCAACAGATCCTGAAGGTCCTATTGGAAAGTTTATTGAAAAGAAAGGTGAAGGAATTCACCACATTGCTTTTGCAGTAGAAAATCTGAAGGAAGCATTAACTGCAACTGCCGAAAAGGGAGTTAAACTCATTGACCAGGAACCACGTAAGGGTGCTGAAGGACTTAATATTGCCTTTTTACATCCCAAGTCCACTTTTGGTGTATTGACCGAGTTGTGTGAACATCCTGAGGAGTAA
- a CDS encoding acyl-CoA carboxylase subunit beta, with amino-acid sequence MSTTQDKIQKLIDQRAKARLGGGQDKIDSQHAKGKFTARERIELLLDEGSFEEFDMFVTHRCTNFGMEKNKILGDGVVTGHGTIDGRIVYVFSQDFTVFGGSLSETFAQKICKVMDMAMKAGAPVIGINDSGGARIQEGVTSLAGYAEIFQRNIMASGVIPQISAIFGPCAGGAVYSPALTDFIMMTEDNSYMFVTGPKVVKTVTGEDVTTEDLGGAQVHATRSGVSHFMLENEEEGLLLIRKLLSYLPQNNLEEAPLVECFDPIDRIDDSLNSIIPDNPNQPYDMKEVIYTIVDDGEFLEVHRNYAKNIIVGFARMGGASIGIVANQPNFLAGVLDCDASRKAARFVRFCDAFNIPILTLVDVPGFLPGTGQEYSGIITHGAKLMFAYGEATVPKVTVTLRKSYGGAHDVMSCKQLRGDLNYAWPTAEIAVMGASGAIEVLEGRAISKITDPEERAKYIATKEEEYKEAFANPYQAASYGYIDDVIEPRNTRFRVIRAFKSLQTKKLTNPPKKHSNIPL; translated from the coding sequence ATGTCAACGACTCAGGATAAGATTCAGAAACTGATCGATCAGCGTGCAAAGGCAAGGCTGGGAGGTGGTCAGGATAAGATCGATTCGCAACATGCTAAGGGCAAGTTTACAGCCCGTGAACGTATTGAGTTACTTTTGGACGAAGGAAGCTTCGAAGAGTTTGATATGTTTGTAACTCACCGCTGCACCAACTTCGGAATGGAGAAAAACAAGATTCTTGGTGATGGTGTAGTTACCGGACACGGTACTATCGATGGAAGGATAGTATATGTGTTCTCACAAGACTTTACTGTTTTCGGAGGATCTCTTTCAGAGACCTTTGCACAGAAGATTTGTAAGGTGATGGACATGGCCATGAAGGCTGGTGCACCGGTTATCGGTATCAATGATAGTGGTGGTGCCCGTATTCAGGAAGGTGTAACATCACTTGCGGGATATGCTGAAATCTTCCAGCGTAATATCATGGCATCCGGTGTAATTCCACAGATTTCAGCCATCTTTGGACCATGTGCCGGAGGTGCAGTTTATTCACCAGCATTGACTGACTTTATTATGATGACTGAGGACAACAGTTATATGTTTGTTACTGGTCCTAAGGTCGTTAAGACAGTTACCGGTGAAGATGTAACAACTGAAGATCTTGGTGGTGCACAAGTACATGCTACCCGTAGTGGTGTATCTCACTTCATGCTTGAGAATGAGGAGGAAGGTCTGCTGCTTATCCGTAAGCTGCTCTCTTATCTGCCACAAAACAATCTGGAAGAAGCTCCGTTGGTAGAGTGCTTTGACCCAATCGACAGGATTGATGATTCACTCAATTCTATTATCCCGGATAATCCCAACCAGCCATACGATATGAAGGAAGTTATCTACACAATCGTAGATGACGGGGAATTTCTGGAAGTACACCGCAATTATGCAAAGAACATCATTGTAGGTTTTGCCCGTATGGGTGGAGCTTCTATAGGAATTGTGGCTAATCAGCCCAACTTCCTGGCTGGTGTTCTTGACTGCGACGCATCTAGAAAAGCAGCACGTTTTGTGCGTTTCTGCGATGCTTTCAATATTCCTATACTTACCCTTGTTGACGTACCAGGATTCTTACCAGGTACAGGCCAGGAGTATTCAGGTATCATCACTCATGGTGCCAAACTGATGTTTGCGTATGGTGAGGCTACAGTTCCCAAGGTTACAGTTACATTACGTAAGTCGTACGGAGGTGCCCATGACGTAATGAGCTGTAAGCAACTGAGAGGTGACCTTAACTATGCATGGCCAACAGCCGAAATTGCTGTAATGGGTGCATCAGGTGCTATTGAGGTATTGGAAGGTCGGGCAATCTCCAAGATTACTGATCCTGAGGAGCGTGCTAAGTATATAGCAACAAAAGAGGAGGAATATAAAGAAGCGTTTGCCAATCCCTATCAGGCTGCTTCTTATGGTTATATTGACGATGTGATTGAGCCCCGCAATACCCGTTTCAGGGTTATCAGGGCTTTCAAGAGCTTACAAACAAAGAAGCTTACCAATCCTCCCAAGAAACATAGTAATATTCCTTTATAA
- a CDS encoding OadG family protein — translation MNLDWADVFVIALVGYAIVFLVLALLVMIYKNIPKFIDFQAKRKLRRQGKTTEDHSIEKMPAEVNVAIALALSLYLTPSHDEESHIITIKRVSRTYSPWNSKIYGVSGVFSR, via the coding sequence ATGAACCTGGATTGGGCGGATGTGTTTGTCATAGCACTCGTAGGCTATGCTATTGTATTTTTAGTACTTGCCTTGCTGGTGATGATTTACAAGAACATTCCGAAATTTATTGACTTTCAAGCGAAACGCAAGCTCAGGAGGCAGGGTAAGACAACAGAGGATCATTCTATAGAAAAAATGCCGGCTGAAGTAAATGTTGCAATTGCACTTGCTTTGTCCCTGTATCTTACTCCAAGCCATGATGAAGAAAGCCATATCATTACAATAAAGAGAGTTTCACGTACATATTCTCCATGGAATTCGAAGATATATGGAGTAAGTGGTGTGTTCTCCCGATAA
- a CDS encoding biotin/lipoyl-containing protein, translating into MKKFDFTINGNRYAVDIKDIEDNIAQVEVNGTIYEVEIHREVKQSKTPRLMRPAVKHSYGEEAFKKKEGVSPVVKSPLPGVVLRINFKEGDEVNRGDSLLVMEAMKMENNIYSELKGRVKSIKVQPGQSVLQGDILMEIE; encoded by the coding sequence ATGAAGAAGTTTGATTTTACAATAAACGGCAATAGGTATGCTGTTGATATCAAGGATATAGAGGATAACATAGCTCAGGTTGAGGTCAACGGTACTATTTATGAGGTTGAGATACACCGCGAGGTGAAGCAGTCTAAAACCCCCAGACTGATGCGTCCTGCTGTAAAGCACAGTTATGGTGAAGAAGCATTTAAGAAAAAGGAGGGAGTATCTCCTGTTGTTAAGTCTCCACTACCAGGCGTTGTTCTTAGAATTAACTTTAAAGAAGGCGATGAAGTTAACAGAGGAGATAGCTTGCTGGTAATGGAAGCCATGAAGATGGAAAACAATATTTACTCTGAGCTAAAGGGACGTGTTAAGTCTATTAAGGTACAGCCCGGACAGAGTGTCCTTCAGGGTGATATATTGATGGAGATTGAATAA
- a CDS encoding sodium ion-translocating decarboxylase subunit beta, with protein MKRFSAIYTVIALLFVLFVPLMHVEAQAVAGSGSALTSFMDGFSGFLQESGFYNATWGNILMICVGLVLIYLAIQRGFEPLLLVPIGTGIIIGNIPIQLDGTAAIGIEQEGSVYYYLNQGVKLGIYPSLIFLGIGAMTDFSSLISNPRLMLLGAAAQFGIFGTFIGAYALGFPVKEAAAISIIGGADGPTAIFSASLLAPHLLGSIAIAAYSYMALVPVIQPPVMRLLTSKKERLIRMKPPRAVTKTEKILFPLIGLIMTTFIAPSALSLLGMLFFGNLLKESGVTNRLAETARTSMTDIVTILLGMCVGASTSAAKFLTIGSIKIFVLGAFSFAIATAGGVIVAKIINLFLKEENKINPLIGAAGVSAVPASARVAQNEGLREDKSNHLLMHAMAPNVSGVIGSAVAAGVMLSFLL; from the coding sequence GTGAAAAGATTTTCAGCTATTTATACGGTTATTGCACTGCTTTTTGTGTTGTTTGTTCCCTTGATGCATGTGGAAGCGCAGGCAGTTGCAGGTTCAGGAAGCGCTTTGACCTCGTTCATGGATGGTTTCAGTGGCTTTTTACAGGAAAGCGGCTTTTACAATGCTACCTGGGGTAATATTTTAATGATCTGCGTCGGACTTGTCCTGATTTATCTGGCTATTCAGCGTGGTTTCGAACCACTTCTGCTGGTTCCCATCGGTACCGGTATTATAATTGGAAATATTCCTATCCAGCTTGACGGAACTGCTGCTATAGGTATTGAACAGGAGGGTTCTGTGTACTACTATCTTAACCAGGGTGTTAAATTAGGGATCTATCCTTCTCTGATATTCCTTGGTATTGGAGCGATGACCGACTTTTCATCGCTAATTTCTAACCCACGTCTGATGTTACTTGGTGCAGCTGCTCAATTTGGTATCTTCGGAACCTTTATCGGTGCCTATGCGTTGGGTTTTCCGGTAAAAGAAGCTGCTGCAATTAGTATAATAGGTGGTGCTGACGGTCCTACAGCCATCTTCTCTGCGTCTTTGCTTGCGCCCCACCTGTTGGGTAGCATTGCCATTGCCGCATACTCATATATGGCTTTGGTTCCAGTAATTCAGCCACCGGTAATGAGACTGCTCACTTCAAAGAAGGAGCGTCTAATAAGGATGAAGCCTCCTCGAGCGGTTACCAAGACCGAAAAGATATTGTTCCCCCTTATAGGGTTGATTATGACCACCTTTATTGCACCCAGTGCATTGTCATTGCTTGGTATGTTGTTCTTTGGAAACTTATTGAAAGAGTCAGGTGTAACCAACAGACTTGCTGAAACTGCACGAACTTCGATGACTGACATCGTAACTATTCTATTGGGTATGTGTGTTGGTGCATCCACAAGTGCAGCAAAGTTTCTAACCATAGGTTCAATAAAGATTTTTGTTCTCGGTGCATTCTCATTTGCAATTGCTACAGCCGGTGGTGTTATAGTTGCCAAGATTATCAACCTCTTCCTTAAGGAAGAAAACAAGATTAACCCACTTATCGGAGCAGCCGGTGTATCTGCCGTTCCTGCAAGTGCACGTGTGGCTCAGAATGAGGGGTTGAGGGAAGATAAGTCAAACCACTTGCTGATGCATGCTATGGCGCCCAACGTTTCGGGTGTTATCGGATCTGCAGTGGCAGCCGGGGTTATGCTCAGCTTCCTATTGTAA
- a CDS encoding bile acid:sodium symporter family protein yields the protein MDKFVPALLLVIVIASIIPEPAQPRGLLSLHTVGDIGITLIFFFYGLKLNLGSLKQDLGNWHLHILVQGAVFILFPLLVYPFYKVFHEGPFSLLWLGAFFLAALPSTVSSSVVMVSIARGNIPGAIFNASVSSMAGIFFTPMWMGLVGSYGSAGASEFGPVVLKLILQVLVPVLVGLSLNRYFGRWAQRRMRFLRLFDQSIILLTVYLCFAESFMNKLFSGTGVSEIIMMVLLSGILFFIVFGIVYFIAGRLHFSREDKITAVFCGSKKSLIHGTVMAAIIFKDMGGVGVILLPLMVYHALQLVLSGIIANKFAVTAK from the coding sequence ATGGATAAGTTCGTTCCGGCATTATTGCTTGTAATAGTAATTGCAAGTATTATTCCGGAACCTGCACAGCCGAGGGGTTTGCTTTCTCTCCACACTGTCGGAGATATAGGCATAACCCTTATTTTCTTTTTTTATGGTCTTAAATTGAACCTTGGTTCATTGAAGCAGGATTTGGGCAACTGGCACCTGCACATCTTGGTACAGGGAGCTGTCTTTATACTTTTCCCTCTGCTGGTTTATCCTTTTTACAAAGTATTTCACGAAGGGCCGTTTTCGTTGCTTTGGCTTGGTGCTTTTTTTCTTGCTGCCTTGCCTTCTACCGTTTCCTCATCTGTTGTGATGGTTTCAATTGCCAGGGGCAATATCCCAGGTGCCATATTCAATGCAAGTGTTTCGAGTATGGCAGGTATATTTTTTACCCCAATGTGGATGGGGCTGGTTGGATCCTATGGCAGTGCTGGAGCCTCTGAGTTTGGTCCGGTGGTTCTGAAGCTGATCCTGCAGGTTCTGGTGCCAGTACTTGTTGGACTTTCATTAAACAGGTATTTTGGGCGTTGGGCACAGAGGAGAATGCGTTTTCTGAGGCTTTTTGATCAGAGCATTATACTTCTCACCGTTTACCTATGCTTTGCTGAGTCGTTTATGAACAAGCTTTTTTCAGGTACCGGAGTGTCTGAGATTATTATGATGGTCCTGCTCTCAGGGATATTATTTTTCATTGTCTTTGGGATAGTTTATTTTATTGCCGGACGCCTTCATTTCAGCAGGGAAGACAAGATTACTGCAGTATTTTGTGGTTCCAAGAAGTCCTTGATACATGGAACCGTTATGGCAGCCATTATTTTTAAGGACATGGGTGGAGTAGGGGTTATCCTTCTGCCCCTTATGGTTTATCATGCCCTGCAGTTGGTCCTAAGTGGCATTATTGCAAATAAATTTGCTGTCACTGCAAAATAG
- a CDS encoding ferredoxin--NADP reductase: MNRADYGIHKLISIENITRTVFKLRFERNGLEFVPGQHISVGPESLGYTREYSVYSGAEDPWLEVLVKEVIDGWVSPQLRRLQPGDGLMVEAPLGYFRIAGNMSGKHLFVATGTGIAPFHSFVRTFPELDYHLIHGVTDASEACERDLYGNRLTLCTSRAADGNYHGRVTAWLEDNKLDVYDHFYLCGNRKMINDAFQILMSRGIKPDNIHAEAYF, encoded by the coding sequence ATGAACAGAGCCGACTACGGTATCCATAAATTGATTTCCATAGAGAATATTACCAGGACAGTTTTTAAGCTTCGATTTGAGCGAAATGGACTTGAATTTGTGCCTGGGCAACATATTAGTGTTGGCCCGGAATCACTGGGCTATACACGTGAGTATTCGGTCTACAGTGGGGCAGAAGATCCCTGGCTTGAAGTCCTGGTTAAAGAAGTAATTGATGGATGGGTAAGTCCACAATTAAGACGGCTTCAACCGGGTGACGGTTTGATGGTTGAAGCACCACTGGGGTATTTCAGAATTGCCGGGAATATGTCAGGAAAGCACCTGTTTGTGGCAACGGGAACAGGAATAGCTCCCTTTCACAGCTTTGTAAGGACCTTTCCGGAACTTGACTATCACCTCATTCATGGAGTAACAGATGCCTCTGAGGCCTGTGAAAGGGACTTATATGGTAACAGGCTTACTCTTTGTACATCAAGAGCCGCAGATGGAAATTATCATGGTAGGGTTACTGCCTGGCTTGAAGATAATAAGCTGGATGTCTATGATCACTTTTACCTGTGTGGTAACCGCAAGATGATAAATGATGCCTTTCAAATATTGATGAGTAGAGGTATCAAACCTGACAATATCCATGCTGAGGCCTATTTCTGA
- a CDS encoding LolA family protein, with amino-acid sequence MKRTLLISILSVLTLSVLAQDPDVAKAKTILDKVSEKTKGYKTIKADFALKIEDLQTKTSETHDGSISLKGNKYKISVMDAESYFDGTTLWVYLVDANEVNISDADMVADDELDPSKVFTIHEQGFRYRHVGETTIKGKVADIIDLVPEDRNKPYSRIKLYVYRDTLQPARLEQMGKDGTNFVVEIKKMEVNTPMTDDLFVFKKEQHPGVEIIDLR; translated from the coding sequence ATGAAAAGAACTCTTTTAATCTCAATACTATCTGTTCTGACACTCTCCGTTCTCGCACAGGATCCGGATGTGGCCAAGGCCAAGACCATACTTGACAAGGTCTCTGAAAAGACTAAGGGCTACAAGACCATTAAGGCTGATTTTGCATTGAAAATTGAAGATTTGCAAACAAAAACATCAGAAACTCATGATGGCAGTATCTCCCTTAAAGGGAATAAGTATAAGATTTCAGTAATGGATGCGGAAAGCTATTTTGATGGTACTACCTTGTGGGTCTATCTTGTTGATGCTAATGAGGTTAATATCTCAGATGCCGATATGGTAGCTGATGACGAACTGGATCCTTCAAAGGTATTTACTATCCACGAGCAAGGTTTTCGTTACCGCCATGTTGGAGAGACTACTATCAAGGGAAAGGTAGCCGATATCATTGACCTGGTTCCTGAAGACAGAAATAAACCATATTCACGTATCAAACTGTACGTATACAGAGATACTCTTCAACCAGCACGCCTGGAGCAAATGGGCAAGGATGGTACCAATTTCGTTGTGGAGATCAAAAAGATGGAGGTTAATACTCCAATGACTGATGATCTGTTTGTCTTCAAAAAGGAACAACATCCCGGCGTAGAAATAATCGACCTACGATAA
- a CDS encoding FtsK/SpoIIIE family DNA translocase, with protein sequence MSGKQRKKSGTGKKGNKTITSAISGLRHYKWRFIFGLMTIGFSVYLALAYISFFGTGYADRSKFDLPLSDLLFDSSIKVENLAGKFGAWIADTIINDWFGIASCSIIFLFFISGLRMLGARVMPLRRTFLHASLITIWFSVTLGFIFLSFADDRYLLFGGAHGYFISSWLRSSIGSVGTILVILVSLISYLAVNFDNFIPFMGKKLGLEGKLPIHKVESKQESEETGQDAEGSFEKIINLEDRAKKDQVIKNTPATEILVQPVAPKREFVTDEEPDTHVELKIEKAASEETIPVTGNTPLGDYDPTLDLSSYQLPSLDLLNDYSDKDTQVTEDELIYNKNKIVKTLEDYKIQIKSIKATVGPTVTLYEIVPMPGIRISKIKSLEDDIALSLSALGIRIIAPIPGKGTIGIEVPNSEPAVVSMKSILSSKKFQNAKFELPVALGKTISNETFVFDLTKAPHLLVAGATGQGKSVGLNAIITSLLYKKHPSQLKFVLVDPKKVELTIYSKIERHFLAKMPDEEEPIITDVQRVVNTLHSLTIEMEERYDLLKKAHTRNIKEYNHKFTKRELNPEKGHRFLPYIVVIIDEFADLIMTAGKEVELPIARIAQLARAVGIHMIIATQRPSTNIITGVIKANFPTRIAFKVASMIDSRTILDSPGANHLIGRGDMLFSQGSDLIRVQCAFVDTPEVEVIADFIGSQRGYSTAHLLPEYIGEGASQEVGDVDLSKRDPFFEEAARIVVANQSGSTSLIQRRFSIGYNRAGRIIDQLEAAGVVGPFEGSKARQVLVSDDLELERIFKSLQQ encoded by the coding sequence ATGAGTGGCAAACAAAGGAAGAAATCCGGAACAGGCAAAAAAGGTAACAAAACTATAACTTCAGCAATTTCGGGTTTAAGACATTACAAGTGGAGATTCATCTTTGGATTGATGACCATAGGCTTTTCGGTGTATCTGGCGTTGGCCTATATTTCTTTTTTCGGAACCGGTTATGCCGACCGGAGCAAATTCGATCTTCCATTATCTGACCTATTATTTGACTCTTCTATTAAGGTTGAGAATCTTGCCGGTAAGTTTGGAGCCTGGATAGCAGATACCATTATTAATGACTGGTTTGGTATAGCCTCATGTTCCATTATATTCCTGTTCTTTATCAGCGGACTCCGAATGCTAGGTGCCAGGGTTATGCCTCTGCGCCGTACCTTCCTGCATGCCAGCCTAATTACTATCTGGTTTTCCGTTACTCTGGGCTTTATTTTCCTGAGTTTTGCCGATGACAGATACCTCCTTTTTGGTGGAGCTCACGGTTATTTTATCAGCAGCTGGCTTAGATCTTCTATTGGTAGTGTAGGTACTATCCTGGTGATTCTGGTAAGCCTTATTTCCTATCTGGCTGTCAACTTTGACAACTTCATTCCTTTTATGGGCAAGAAGCTGGGCCTTGAAGGAAAACTTCCAATCCATAAAGTTGAAAGCAAACAAGAATCTGAGGAAACCGGACAAGACGCGGAAGGCAGTTTTGAAAAGATAATAAACTTGGAGGATAGGGCAAAGAAAGACCAGGTTATCAAAAATACTCCGGCAACTGAAATACTGGTTCAACCCGTTGCACCCAAAAGAGAATTTGTTACTGATGAAGAGCCCGACACTCATGTGGAACTAAAGATTGAGAAAGCCGCATCAGAGGAAACTATTCCTGTTACAGGCAACACACCTCTTGGTGATTATGACCCAACTCTTGATCTGTCTTCATATCAGCTGCCGTCTCTCGACCTTTTGAATGATTATAGCGACAAGGATACTCAGGTAACTGAGGATGAGTTGATATACAACAAAAACAAGATTGTTAAGACCCTGGAGGATTACAAAATACAAATCAAGAGTATCAAGGCTACTGTTGGTCCTACCGTTACCCTCTACGAGATAGTTCCAATGCCTGGTATTCGTATCTCCAAGATTAAATCCCTGGAGGATGATATAGCCCTATCGCTATCAGCTCTGGGCATCCGGATTATTGCTCCTATTCCTGGAAAGGGAACTATCGGTATAGAGGTTCCAAATTCCGAACCGGCAGTCGTTTCAATGAAGAGCATATTAAGCTCCAAAAAGTTCCAGAACGCCAAGTTTGAACTCCCGGTTGCTCTTGGTAAAACCATATCCAATGAGACCTTTGTATTCGACCTTACAAAGGCTCCCCACCTTCTTGTAGCAGGCGCAACAGGACAAGGTAAGTCTGTAGGCCTTAACGCGATTATAACATCTTTGCTTTACAAAAAGCATCCGTCGCAGCTAAAGTTTGTACTCGTTGACCCCAAGAAAGTAGAGCTTACGATATATAGCAAGATAGAGCGTCATTTTCTTGCCAAAATGCCGGATGAGGAGGAACCAATCATTACTGACGTTCAACGTGTTGTCAACACTCTCCACTCCCTAACAATTGAGATGGAGGAACGCTACGACCTTCTCAAAAAGGCTCACACACGAAATATTAAGGAGTACAATCATAAGTTTACCAAGCGCGAACTCAACCCCGAAAAGGGACACCGTTTCCTGCCTTATATTGTAGTTATAATTGATGAGTTTGCCGACCTTATTATGACTGCCGGAAAGGAAGTGGAACTGCCTATCGCAAGGATAGCCCAGTTGGCTCGTGCCGTTGGTATCCACATGATTATTGCTACTCAAAGACCATCTACCAATATCATTACCGGTGTTATCAAGGCCAACTTCCCAACAAGGATTGCATTCAAGGTTGCTTCCATGATAGACAGCCGTACCATCCTCGATTCTCCTGGTGCCAACCACCTTATTGGACGAGGCGACATGCTATTCTCTCAGGGCAGTGATCTTATCCGTGTTCAGTGTGCCTTTGTAGATACTCCGGAAGTCGAGGTAATAGCCGACTTTATTGGTTCTCAGCGGGGCTACTCCACTGCACATCTTTTGCCCGAATATATCGGTGAGGGTGCTTCTCAGGAGGTAGGTGATGTGGATTTAAGTAAGCGAGACCCCTTCTTTGAGGAAGCTGCTCGTATAGTGGTAGCAAACCAATCCGGCTCAACTTCCCTTATACAAAGACGCTTTTCAATAGGCTATAATCGTGCAGGAAGGATTATCGACCAGTTGGAAGCAGCAGGGGTTGTGGGACCATTCGAAGGAAGCAAGGCACGCCAGGTACTGGTTTCGGATGATTTGGAACTTGAAAGAATATTCAAATCCCTTCAGCAATAG
- the argF gene encoding ornithine carbamoyltransferase: MTLLGRNLLTILDLSSSEVMYLLDLAVRLKQMKKQGEVTDCLKGRNVALLFEKTSTRTRCAFEIAVSDLGGNAMYLGPGDTQLGHKESFKDSARVFGRMFDAIEYRGFDHSRIETLARYSGIPVWNGLTDQHHPTQFLADLMTIREHCKKPLEQVSIAYLGDARNNVANSLLEGAALMGMDIRMVGPEQLHTDTEILNRCLAVARKTGARISIGTDIEKGVTGADFLYTDVWVSMGEPEEVWKERIEILRPYRVDARLMSLTGNKDVKFLHCLPAYHDRDTYVGEKIFLDYGLDGVEVTDEVFESEASIVFDQAENRLHTIKAVMAACLGNM, translated from the coding sequence ATGACCCTTCTCGGCAGGAATCTATTAACAATTTTAGACCTAAGCTCATCCGAGGTTATGTATCTGCTTGATCTGGCAGTCAGGCTCAAGCAGATGAAGAAACAAGGAGAAGTGACAGATTGTCTTAAAGGTAGAAATGTAGCTCTGTTATTTGAGAAGACATCTACCAGGACGCGCTGTGCTTTCGAGATTGCAGTTTCCGATCTTGGAGGCAATGCAATGTATCTTGGACCCGGTGACACACAACTTGGTCACAAGGAATCGTTTAAAGACAGTGCCAGAGTCTTCGGGCGTATGTTTGATGCCATCGAATACCGAGGTTTTGATCACTCCCGGATAGAGACACTTGCCCGATACTCGGGTATTCCTGTTTGGAATGGTCTGACAGACCAGCATCACCCTACTCAGTTTCTAGCCGACCTGATGACTATCAGGGAGCATTGCAAAAAACCATTGGAGCAGGTAAGCATTGCCTATCTGGGTGATGCCCGCAATAATGTGGCAAATTCCCTGCTTGAAGGAGCAGCACTGATGGGTATGGATATAAGGATGGTAGGGCCGGAACAGCTTCATACTGATACGGAGATTCTCAACAGATGCCTTGCTGTTGCACGTAAGACCGGAGCACGAATTAGTATAGGAACTGACATTGAGAAGGGTGTAACTGGAGCGGATTTTTTATATACTGATGTGTGGGTATCTATGGGTGAACCAGAAGAGGTGTGGAAAGAAAGAATAGAGATTCTGCGTCCATACAGGGTAGATGCCAGGCTTATGTCATTGACAGGCAATAAGGATGTTAAGTTCCTGCACTGCCTACCGGCCTATCATGACAGGGACACTTATGTTGGTGAAAAGATCTTTCTTGATTACGGACTTGATGGAGTTGAAGTTACTGATGAAGTTTTTGAATCTGAAGCTTCAATAGTTTTTGATCAGGCAGAGAATAGGTTACATACTATTAAGGCTGTTATGGCAGCCTGCCTTGGGAATATGTAG